A segment of the Echinicola strongylocentroti genome:
AAGGTCAAGTTGGTTTTGCAGCCTGTTGAGACGGATAAAAGCCAAGGTCTGGCTATTGCCTGTCCAGTAGATTCTTGGTAAATAGATGTCTTTTTCAATGCCGGAATCCATGGTTTTGGACTCATCGCTTTCCAAGTCATAAACATGGATACTTACTTCTGCATTTTTCTCACCCGCCTTCGAGTATTTAAACTTATAATCTTGTGGGTACAATGGCCCCCAAAGCTGCATATTGTATTCTGGCACTGCCGATTCATCAAAACGGATAAAAGCGATTTTTTGACCGTCAGGAGACCACTCAAAAGCTTGGGCCATGGAAAATTCCTCTTCGTACACCCAGTCTGCCGACCCGTTAATGACATGGTTCCACTCGCCATCACTGGTGATTTGGTGCACCTCGTTATCTGCTAATGTGATATAATAAAGGTCGTTATCTTTTACAAAGGCCACTTTGGTATTGTCAGGAGAAAGGGTAGCATAGGAAATTTTCTCCCCATCCATCAGCTTTTGGGATACGCCCGTAGCAATATCCACTACGTAAAACACCCCCTTCGAAGACCTTCTGTAGATGCTCTCCACCTCGGTAGCGATCAATGCCTTCGTCTCATCATTATTGAAAGAATAGCTGGAAAATTCGATTCCCAATTTATTGCCATCTATCAGCACGGCTTCTTGCTCTCCGGTGCTGATATTCATTTTGACCACCTTGGAGATACCCTCTTCTTTGACCAATGAGCTGTAATATTGTCCGTCTTTCATCCAGTTGATCCCTCTGACAGACTTCTGGTCAAATACTCCTTCTTTGAATACGGAGGCTAGGGAAACCTCTTTTTGTTGTGCGTAAATTTCTGTACACATACTGATCATTAATGCCGCTAGCGCGAAAATGCTTATTCGGTTCATAAATAGTTATATTGTGGATTTTATTCTGTGCGCTAAATATAATAAAATTGACCTTCAAGGTCACTATCTAGGCTATCGAGTTCTCAGCACAAGTTTCTTTTCAAGGGATTTTTCAAGCATTTGTCTCTTTTGTGCAATTATTATGCACAGACAACAACTAGATTTGGACATATCAAAGGTGTCCCATCCCTTAAGATGGGGTTATTTTAATCACAAACTGTACTTTTATGAAATCTTTTGAACAAAACACATTCGACCTTAAAGAAATGGGCGTAGAAGAAATCTCCGATCTTCAACAAAATGAAATCAATGGAGGTCTGTCCATCGCTCTTCCTTCGCTTTCTTCATTGTCGCTACCATCTGTGGACGCTTCTGCAGGAGCTGGTCTTAACCTCGCAGCAGTGTTGGGCGGCCTGACACTTGGACTTGGCATTAACCTAGGACTATCTGTGAATTCATAACACAGAAAGGGTCTACAAGCCAATATAAAGCAGGAAAACGATCGATTTTCCTGCTTTTTTTTATTTTAACCCGAAATCAATGCCGTTTAGTTAAGAAGATTTTCCAATACGGATCGTCCATTGAGAGCCTTATGATTTTAATCCATGGCCTTTTAAAATATGTACAAAATGGATCCGCCTTGCAGGTATTGGGCGTTAAGAAATTAAAAAGCGGGTGGGCAAGAAGGCAGGCTTGTTTGACGAAATACTAGCCAAAAAGAATGTTGGCTGCTAGAAAAGGAGGAGTTTGCCTGCATGAGGGAAGATTTTAATTTTAGGCCAATAGATGCACAGCGGCGGGGTTTTTTGGTTACTTTTTTGACCTGAAGCAAAAAAGTGACAAAGGTAAAGAGATGAAAACCATCTTGGAATTTAGCAGAAAAACAATAGAACCAATATTTCCAGGTACATACTAACTAAACGGCATTGAACCCGAAATATGCATTAGCCAATCTATTGCGACCTGAAATTGCTTTAAAATCAGCCGCTTTGCTTTAGTTTTCGGTGTAACCGTAGCGGTGCTACGCTCACACCTCCAAACCAACTGCTTTTCTTGCACTCTCAGTCCTCACTACGGTTCCTAATGCATAAATCGGGTTTAACTGTAGTGGGCCACGAAGCCTCAAAGACACAAAGGTCGGTTATTAACTTCCCTCCTGTTGTTCCGACCATAGCCGTCAGTTTAAGCTGCTATCGGCACACCAACTACCACAAATACATGAACTTAGCTGTTCGGGATTTGTAATCGCGAACCGGAATAATGGGGATTTAAAATCCCCCTAGACCATTTGTCAATAGTCCAGACATCAATAAAAACATAGATTTTCAGCAACTTACAGACGTTAGCCTGACGGCTATGGTTGTTCCGACAGCTGTGCTGCGGAACCACGAGCTTTGAGTTTATAACTCAACACCACAAGGTGTGTTCTTTGTGTCTTGGGGACTTGGTGGCAATATTTTCATTAATCCAGAAGAATGTTTAGAAATCATAGCGAAGTCATTTAAATTTACTCCATGAAGAAAAAAATAGCTTTGGTAACCGGGGGCTTTACCGGGGAATCCGTGGTTTCGCTCAAAAGCGCGGCAGTGGTGGAAACCCAGATAGACAGGGACCGCTATGATATCTATAAAATCATCATTGAAAAAGACCATTGGTACTACACTGACCCAAGCGGTCAAAAACAATCCGTGGACCTTAACGACTTTTCGGTACTGACCAATAAGGAAAAGATCACCTTTGATGGTGTATTCAACATCCTTCACGGCTCACCTGGAGAGGACGGCAAGCTGGCGGGATATTTTGATATGATGGAGATTCCCTATACTACCTGTGACCCTCTCACCTCCGCCATTACCATGAACAAGGGCTATACCAAAGCCATCATTCAGGACATCGAAGGCCTCCACGTCGCCAAATCCCTCCAACTCTTCAAAAACACTCCTCAAAACACTCAGCGTGTGATTGAGGAACTTAGCCTTCCCTACTTCGTCAAGCCAAATAATGGCGGCAGCAGCATCGGGATGAGCAAGGTAAAAACCGAAGAAGAGGTTCAAGAAGCCCTGGACAAGGCTTTTGCTGAAGATAATCAAGTGCTGATCGAGGAATTTGTCTCAGGAAGGGAATTCTCCATCGGCATGTACAAGGTGGATGATGATGTCATTGTCCTTCCCGCCACGGAAATAGTCAGCTCCAAGGAGTTTTTTGACTTTGAAGCCAAATATACCGCTGGGGTCACTGAAGAGATCACTCCTGGACGAATGAGCGAGGAGGAGGTAAACAGGGTAAAAGTCGTCGCCGAAAAAGTCTATCTAAAGCTCAACTGCAAAGGAGCCGTGAGAATGGATTATTTCTTAGAGCAAAATACCGGAAAAATCTTCTTTATCGAAATCAACACCGTACCCGGCCAAACTGAAACCAGCCTTATTTCGCAGCAGGTAAAGGCCATTGGCAAAACAGTCAAGGAATTCTATACCGAGATCATCGAGGAAATGTGGAAGTAGTAAGGGTGATGTAAAAAAAATCGGCACAAAAAAAGAAGTCTCTTGACTTCAATCTAAGCCGACAACTTCCGCAAAAGGAATGATGGCGGTCATCTTTTTCAACAACTTAATTTTTAAGTTAAAAACGTCATTGCGCGAACACAG
Coding sequences within it:
- a CDS encoding D-alanine--D-alanine ligase: MKKKIALVTGGFTGESVVSLKSAAVVETQIDRDRYDIYKIIIEKDHWYYTDPSGQKQSVDLNDFSVLTNKEKITFDGVFNILHGSPGEDGKLAGYFDMMEIPYTTCDPLTSAITMNKGYTKAIIQDIEGLHVAKSLQLFKNTPQNTQRVIEELSLPYFVKPNNGGSSIGMSKVKTEEEVQEALDKAFAEDNQVLIEEFVSGREFSIGMYKVDDDVIVLPATEIVSSKEFFDFEAKYTAGVTEEITPGRMSEEEVNRVKVVAEKVYLKLNCKGAVRMDYFLEQNTGKIFFIEINTVPGQTETSLISQQVKAIGKTVKEFYTEIIEEMWK